One Pectobacterium colocasium DNA segment encodes these proteins:
- a CDS encoding ABC transporter permease: protein MGANGWMNSMFWRLVFRALRLRMQRVSVVFAALMVGAAIVTAMSAVYFDINAKMSQELRTFGANFYIGPARGNSIPQSTFQPIIDNAPAGLINASSPYLYGMARTELEKVVLMGVWFESLRQLAPYWQVTGNWIGVSFDDRNSMIGVKLAERLNVKVGDSITLVGDGGKQRLQIKGIVESGDATDNMLIVNLELAQKWLDKEGAISNALLSVSNDLGQVDRFAAQLQQQYPQLEIRPILKVSASEGQVLNKIKGLMGLVSAVILVLSSLCVNTTLMAIVGERAREFALQKALGASGRDIIRQMLAETGIIALAAVVCGSILGYLLAQVLGLAVFNATISLRLPVFPLTLVLSLLVAAVAAVVPTRRAIYVEPAKVLKGE, encoded by the coding sequence ATGGGCGCTAACGGCTGGATGAACAGCATGTTCTGGCGACTGGTATTCCGCGCGCTGCGGTTGCGTATGCAGCGCGTCAGTGTGGTGTTCGCGGCGCTGATGGTTGGGGCAGCGATTGTGACGGCGATGTCCGCCGTCTATTTTGATATCAACGCCAAGATGAGTCAGGAACTGCGTACCTTCGGCGCGAATTTTTACATCGGTCCGGCGCGGGGCAATTCGATCCCACAGAGTACGTTTCAGCCGATTATTGATAACGCACCGGCTGGGTTAATCAATGCATCCAGCCCTTATCTGTACGGTATGGCACGTACGGAGCTGGAAAAAGTGGTGTTGATGGGCGTGTGGTTCGAATCGCTGCGCCAACTGGCACCGTACTGGCAGGTCACGGGTAACTGGATTGGCGTGAGCTTCGATGACCGTAACTCGATGATCGGGGTGAAGCTGGCGGAGCGACTGAACGTCAAGGTCGGCGACAGCATCACGCTGGTGGGCGACGGCGGTAAACAGCGTTTGCAGATCAAAGGCATCGTGGAATCCGGCGATGCGACGGACAACATGCTGATCGTGAATCTGGAACTGGCGCAAAAGTGGCTGGATAAAGAAGGTGCGATCAGTAATGCCCTGTTGAGTGTCAGTAACGATCTGGGGCAGGTGGATCGCTTCGCCGCTCAACTCCAACAGCAGTATCCACAACTGGAGATCCGCCCGATCCTGAAAGTGTCGGCGTCGGAAGGTCAGGTGTTGAATAAAATCAAAGGGCTGATGGGGCTGGTATCGGCGGTGATTCTGGTGCTGTCTTCCCTGTGTGTGAATACCACGCTGATGGCGATTGTCGGGGAACGCGCGCGCGAGTTTGCGCTACAGAAAGCGCTGGGCGCGAGCGGACGAGACATCATCCGGCAGATGCTGGCTGAAACCGGCATTATCGCGCTGGCGGCTGTCGTGTGCGGCTCGATTCTGGGGTATCTGCTGGCGCAGGTGCTGGGGCTTGCGGTATTCAACGCGACGATTTCCCTGCGTTTGCCCGTGTTCCCGCTCACGCTGGTGCTATCGTTGTTGGTTGCTGCCGTGGCGGCGGTGGTTCCTACCCGGCGGGCGATTTATGTTGAACCGGCCAAAGTCTTGAAAGGAGAGTAG
- a CDS encoding ABC transporter ATP-binding protein → MSVEVNAQEKAQAAEAVIETRQLYKRFGQVTALENINIRIARGEFVAIMGASGSGKTTLMNILTCLDTVSEGQVLLDGVDAAALDEEGRRRFRADKIGLVFQQFHLIPFLTALENVMLAQHYHSVVDEAAAQRVLDQVGLAHRVNHLPSQLSGGEQQRVCIARALVNEPPVIFADEPTGNLDEENERRVLDLLQDLHRQGRTIVMVTHNPELGRFADRIIRLQHGKYFGEEVNHHEMA, encoded by the coding sequence ATGTCTGTAGAGGTGAACGCGCAGGAAAAAGCGCAGGCAGCGGAGGCGGTGATTGAAACTCGCCAGCTCTATAAACGCTTTGGTCAGGTTACCGCGCTGGAAAACATCAATATCCGTATTGCCCGCGGTGAGTTTGTCGCCATCATGGGCGCGTCGGGTTCCGGTAAAACCACGCTGATGAATATTCTCACTTGTCTGGATACGGTGAGCGAAGGGCAGGTATTGCTGGATGGCGTTGATGCTGCCGCGCTGGATGAGGAAGGGCGGCGTCGGTTCCGTGCCGATAAGATTGGGTTAGTGTTTCAGCAGTTCCACCTGATTCCGTTTTTGACCGCGTTGGAGAACGTGATGCTGGCACAGCATTACCACAGCGTGGTGGATGAAGCGGCGGCGCAGCGCGTACTGGATCAGGTTGGTCTGGCGCATCGCGTGAATCACTTACCGAGCCAGCTTTCCGGCGGTGAACAGCAGCGCGTGTGTATCGCCCGTGCGTTGGTGAACGAACCTCCTGTGATTTTCGCTGACGAACCGACGGGAAACCTGGATGAAGAGAACGAACGGCGGGTGTTGGATCTGCTGCAAGATCTGCATCGGCAGGGGCGCACTATCGTGATGGTGACGCACAATCCTGAACTGGGCCGGTTTGCTGACCGCATTATCCGTTTGCAACACGGTAAGTATTTTGGTGAAGAGGTGAATCATCATGAAATGGCGTAA
- a CDS encoding Fe-S-containing protein — translation MSYFFITTLQSFLPIALLLGLNWSHRSTPTIRPLGWITLLALFAGTFIGVHFPNGQAFLLGFTALQALALILFLVCQCFSHPRLGYLWQALLVAGAAVQWGSDPNLTALTTTHVVNTDLLLNFSAVVLAFGWLVFCAALCGMIVRRIRLLRWPLLALLVALLLLPISGNLLLLLMKLQVLGLTKPRLSYVAHVTNSAYLLNYLSALFMAMLAAGLVWPLRHARRQMLAEHDAIEKRKATAGYRTVRRTLLSTVAALLVVVLAQLYWDKVASQPPRLSEAQPVTLAADGKVHIPIEQVRDGKLHRFVWIADDGKAVRFFIINRYPDRLRLGVVFDACLLCGDQGYVMEGNQVICVACGVHIFIPSIGKAGGCNPVPIEGWSNDDNELVIGRASLAAGTNYFSTVVSMDVIDPVDGSKLTNVNAEHKYRYGGKTYFFSSEANYNRFRESPAKFATAKAAAGEQAEGE, via the coding sequence ATGAGTTATTTCTTTATCACGACCCTCCAGTCCTTCCTGCCGATAGCGCTCTTGCTGGGGTTGAACTGGAGCCATCGTTCTACGCCGACAATTAGGCCGCTGGGCTGGATCACGCTGCTGGCGTTGTTCGCCGGTACGTTTATTGGCGTGCATTTTCCTAACGGACAGGCATTTCTGCTGGGCTTTACGGCGCTTCAGGCGCTTGCCTTGATCCTGTTTCTGGTCTGTCAGTGTTTTTCCCACCCACGTCTTGGCTACCTGTGGCAGGCGCTGCTGGTAGCGGGAGCGGCGGTGCAGTGGGGCAGCGATCCCAATTTGACCGCGCTGACAACCACCCATGTGGTGAATACCGATCTGCTGCTGAATTTTAGCGCCGTGGTGCTGGCGTTTGGCTGGCTGGTGTTCTGTGCTGCGCTGTGCGGCATGATCGTGCGCCGCATTCGCTTACTGCGCTGGCCGCTTCTTGCGCTGCTGGTCGCACTTCTGCTGCTGCCGATAAGCGGCAACCTGCTGTTGCTGTTGATGAAATTACAGGTACTGGGGCTGACCAAGCCACGCCTGAGCTATGTGGCGCACGTGACTAACAGCGCGTATTTACTCAATTACCTCAGCGCGTTGTTTATGGCGATGTTGGCTGCCGGGCTGGTTTGGCCGCTGCGGCATGCGCGTCGTCAGATGCTGGCTGAGCATGACGCGATTGAAAAGCGTAAAGCAACCGCGGGCTATCGCACCGTGCGTCGTACGCTGCTGTCAACCGTCGCAGCGCTGCTGGTGGTGGTGTTAGCCCAGCTCTATTGGGACAAGGTTGCATCACAACCGCCTCGCCTGTCGGAAGCTCAGCCAGTGACGCTGGCAGCGGATGGCAAAGTACATATTCCGATTGAACAGGTGCGTGATGGCAAGTTGCACCGTTTTGTGTGGATTGCCGATGACGGCAAGGCCGTGCGCTTTTTCATTATTAACCGCTACCCCGATCGTCTGCGTCTGGGCGTGGTGTTTGATGCCTGTCTGCTGTGCGGCGATCAGGGCTACGTGATGGAAGGCAATCAGGTGATTTGTGTCGCCTGCGGCGTGCATATTTTCATTCCTTCTATCGGGAAGGCGGGGGGCTGTAATCCGGTACCGATTGAAGGGTGGAGCAACGACGATAATGAACTGGTGATTGGACGAGCGTCACTGGCGGCAGGCACGAATTACTTCTCGACAGTGGTGTCGATGGACGTCATCGATCCGGTTGATGGTTCCAAACTGACCAACGTGAACGCGGAACATAAATATCGCTACGGCGGTAAAACGTACTTCTTCTCGTCGGAGGCCAACTATAACCGCTTCCGCGAAAGTCCCGCAAAATTCGCCACCGCCAAAGCGGCGGCTGGCGAGCAGGCTGAGGGGGAATAA
- a CDS encoding ABC transporter permease: protein MLWRLLRQSWRRNIRRKSLAVLTVFLAAGLISALLAVSIDIGDKMARELKSYGANILIEPAGQAALPALFGERSNPLEGQDFLDEAELPNIKDIFWRNNIVGFAPLLSGDVEINGQPVAVLGTFFSQPVAVPDEEDYRTGQMTVSPYWQVAGQWPQEPVTAEHVAQALVGKQLAAQTGWKIGDKLALHGAKGDATVEVSGVLSSGGDEESRLVMPLATVQSLLGLTGKIQAIRVSALTVPENELSRRARENLEALNAEEYDLWYCTAYVSSIAHQLEEAISGSVVRPIWQVAASEGVVIDKIQLLLAVVTFAALVASAMGIASLMTSTIMERAKEIGLMKALGARQWQIMLLFYLEAALSGLLGGIAGCVAGWGLAKAIGLMLFSVPLSFAWIVIPCVLVISVLIAIIGTWFPARRIAGLYPVEVLYGR from the coding sequence ATGCTGTGGCGACTGTTACGTCAGTCCTGGCGCAGAAATATCCGGCGTAAATCGCTGGCGGTGCTGACCGTGTTTTTGGCCGCGGGTTTGATCTCCGCGCTGCTGGCGGTCTCCATCGACATCGGCGACAAAATGGCGCGTGAGCTGAAGTCCTACGGCGCGAATATTTTGATTGAGCCAGCAGGTCAGGCAGCGCTGCCTGCGCTGTTTGGCGAACGCAGTAATCCGCTGGAAGGGCAGGATTTCCTTGATGAGGCCGAGTTGCCGAACATTAAAGATATCTTCTGGCGTAATAACATTGTCGGTTTTGCGCCGCTGTTGAGCGGTGATGTTGAAATCAATGGTCAGCCAGTTGCCGTGCTGGGCACCTTCTTTTCTCAGCCTGTCGCGGTGCCAGATGAGGAAGACTATCGCACAGGGCAAATGACCGTTAGCCCTTACTGGCAGGTGGCGGGGCAATGGCCGCAGGAACCGGTGACGGCGGAACATGTGGCACAGGCGCTGGTGGGAAAACAGCTGGCGGCGCAAACGGGCTGGAAAATCGGGGATAAACTCGCGCTGCACGGCGCAAAAGGGGATGCAACGGTAGAAGTGAGCGGCGTTCTGAGCAGCGGTGGTGATGAAGAAAGCCGTTTGGTCATGCCGCTGGCAACGGTGCAATCGCTGCTGGGGCTGACGGGGAAAATTCAGGCTATTCGCGTATCGGCGCTCACCGTGCCGGAAAACGAACTGTCGCGTCGAGCGCGGGAAAACCTGGAAGCGCTGAATGCCGAAGAATATGACCTCTGGTACTGCACCGCGTATGTCTCTTCAATCGCGCACCAGTTGGAAGAAGCGATTTCCGGCTCGGTAGTGCGTCCTATCTGGCAGGTCGCCGCCTCGGAAGGCGTGGTGATCGACAAGATCCAACTGCTTCTGGCGGTGGTGACGTTTGCTGCGCTGGTCGCTTCTGCGATGGGAATCGCCTCGCTGATGACCAGCACGATTATGGAACGCGCCAAAGAGATCGGGCTGATGAAAGCGCTGGGTGCCCGCCAGTGGCAGATCATGCTGTTGTTTTATCTCGAAGCGGCGTTGAGCGGGTTGCTTGGCGGGATCGCGGGCTGCGTCGCCGGCTGGGGACTGGCGAAAGCGATTGGCCTGATGCTGTTCAGCGTCCCCTTGAGCTTCGCGTGGATCGTGATTCCCTGCGTACTGGTGATCTCGGTGTTGATTGCCATTATCGGAACGTGGTTCCCGGCGCGCCGGATTGCCGGGTTGTATCCGGTGGAGGTGCTGTATGGGCGCTAA